GTCAGGGACGCAAGTCGGCAAGCGCGCAGAATATAGGATACCAAGCCACTGTTGACAATGCTGAATATATGGAGATTATGTATCTGAACAAGGAGAGTGTGCAGAAAGAAGCAGCAGTATGGCGCGCGCCGCAATCCGGCACGTTCAAATTTAACACTGACGGCGCATTTGTTCCAGGACAAGATTATGCAGCCTGGGGTGTGGTGGTTCGGGATCATGTTGGGGATGTGGTGGCCTGCAAAGCTGGCCGGATGGCTCATGTGTCATGTCCCTGATGCATTCACGATTGAGCTTCAGGCTATGAGTCAAGCGGTTGACTTAGCTGCTCAGTTAGGGGCCATCAGAATCGTCATTGAGACTGACTCCATGCTCCTAGCCCATGCTGTGAATAGATGTGAACCGGACTTCTCCAGTCCAGGTATGCTATGCCGCTGGAGGATTTGAAGATGCAGATGAAGCTTTGATTTTCTAGCTGCACTGTCCAATTCTGTAGAAGAGAAGCAAAATCTGCTGCACACACTATTGCTAGACTTGGCTATGCATGTAATGTTGATGAAGCCCTCCTATGGGAGGATGATGTACCAGCCGAGGCTGCTGTCATCGTAATGGGCGAAATGCCCAACATGTCTTCATAATAAAGCTTTGCTTTAACCCTAAAAAAACAGTTTAAGCGTGAACTCCCTGAAGGTACTTATTCTAATGCTTCACTCTGGCATTTGTACATGAGTCGAAAGGAATTTCTTTACTCCCTCCGATCGTCTCCGTTAATTCGGATCGAAGTGTGTACTAGATTTTGGAATTCTTTTTTCTAACGGACCTTTGGAATTTGGTCTGGCATGCTTGTTGTACGGCTGGATGTGCACAACCATTCTCAGTCATACTTGTCGGCAATCCTGAGAAGAACATCGCAGAGTTCCCTGGGCTTTGAGCACATGGCCATGTGGTCGGCTCCGGCGAGCTCCTCGGCTTCTGTGCCAGGGCTCAGGTCGACCATCCAGCGCTGCATCTCCTCGGAGTTGGAAGCATCGTCCTTGAGCACCACGTACACCTTCTTCACCGACCCGTAGTTGGCGTCGGTGAGCAGAGCCTCGTCCCTCATCGTCGGGTCGTCCACGAACTGGCAGCCTGGTCTCACCAGCAACGTAGCCAGCATCAGGTCCTGCGTCCATGTTGTGAGTATGATAGTACTACTAGAAACGTTTGTTGGTTAGTTCACATCAAAAGCAGAGATGAGATTTTCTTTGTTATGTTGGTATACCTCGACTGAGCTTCGATCGTACAATTTCGCTGCCAACAATTTGGGGCCAAGCGCGACTGCAGGCCGAGCACCTTGATCAGCGTTCAGAACCATGCTCTTGCTATCCATGAAAAAATCAGATCGGGTTCTTCTGGAGAACTAGCACAACAGTCACGAGAAATTAGCCATGATTGTTCACATCTGAGCTCTGGAAAAATGGCCAT
The Aegilops tauschii subsp. strangulata cultivar AL8/78 chromosome 3, Aet v6.0, whole genome shotgun sequence genome window above contains:
- the LOC109765324 gene encoding probable esterase PIR7A, which codes for MEGSGGGKHFILVHGLCHGAWCWYKLAPMLRAAGHRVTALDMAASGAHPARMDEVPSFEDYSQPLLDALAAAPPGERLVLVGHSLGGLNLALAMERFPRKVAAAVFLAACMACAGRHMGVTIEEFSRRTRSDFFMDSKSMVLNADQGARPAVALGPKLLAAKLYDRSSVEDLMLATLLVRPGCQFVDDPTMRDEALLTDANYGSVKKVYVVLKDDASNSEEMQRWMVDLSPGTEAEELAGADHMAMCSKPRELCDVLLRIADKYD